The Saccharobesus litoralis genome window below encodes:
- a CDS encoding hydrogen peroxide-inducible genes activator, giving the protein MISIKQINYALAVAKTLHFKKAAELCNVSQSALSTAITEMENQLGLAVFERNNKHVLITETGKQVLAKAQLIKLQLDELMQLSDLNKSPLSTPMTMGVIPTIGPYLLPKVLPQVRSQHPNFQLQIQEAQSHELVDRVRNGDLDCAILALPYPTNGLISLTFWQEDFYWVSHKEECPAQITEIKSDELQLDKLMLLKEGHCLKDHALAACQLKSQKQQSEFDSTSLHTIIQMVAGKLGTTLVPEMALQQLLHDGSELSAIHLNEPGPHRSIAFIIRPNYVKTADIEALIELFTLALRSKN; this is encoded by the coding sequence ATGATCTCCATTAAACAAATTAACTATGCATTAGCCGTAGCAAAAACCTTACATTTTAAAAAAGCCGCTGAACTCTGTAATGTTTCGCAGTCCGCACTGAGTACCGCGATCACCGAGATGGAAAATCAATTAGGTTTAGCGGTATTTGAACGCAATAACAAACACGTTTTGATTACCGAAACCGGCAAACAAGTTCTAGCCAAAGCGCAATTAATAAAGTTACAACTGGATGAGTTAATGCAGTTATCGGATTTGAATAAGTCACCATTGAGTACCCCTATGACCATGGGGGTGATCCCAACCATAGGTCCTTATTTGCTGCCTAAAGTCTTACCGCAAGTGAGGTCCCAGCACCCTAATTTTCAATTGCAGATCCAAGAAGCCCAGTCGCATGAGCTAGTTGATCGGGTAAGAAACGGCGATCTGGATTGTGCGATCCTCGCCTTACCCTACCCAACTAACGGTTTGATCAGCCTTACCTTTTGGCAAGAAGATTTTTACTGGGTTAGTCATAAAGAAGAATGTCCCGCGCAGATCACCGAAATAAAAAGTGATGAGCTACAACTAGACAAATTAATGTTGCTTAAAGAAGGTCATTGCTTAAAAGACCACGCACTTGCCGCCTGCCAACTGAAAAGCCAAAAGCAACAGTCGGAATTTGACTCAACTAGCTTGCATACCATTATTCAAATGGTCGCCGGTAAACTCGGCACCACCTTAGTACCAGAAATGGCCTTACAACAATTGTTGCATGACGGATCTGAGCTAAGTGCCATTCACTTAAACGAACCTGGCCCACATCGTTCAATTGCTTTTATCATTCGGCCTAATTACGTAAAAACAGCAGACATTGAAGCACTAATCGAGTTATTTACGTTGGCTTTACGTTCAAAAAATTAG
- a CDS encoding DUF4177 domain-containing protein, whose amino-acid sequence MQQFEYKIIDTRDVESAGLFKGRQREDIEAYLNALGAEGWELVNVDFRELEGGLEFAGVMKRQG is encoded by the coding sequence ATGCAACAATTTGAATATAAAATCATTGATACTCGCGATGTTGAATCGGCTGGTTTATTTAAAGGCCGCCAACGTGAAGATATAGAAGCCTATCTCAACGCTTTAGGTGCCGAAGGGTGGGAACTTGTCAATGTCGATTTTCGAGAACTAGAAGGGGGTTTAGAATTCGCAGGCGTAATGAAAAGACAAGGTTAA
- a CDS encoding family 43 glycosylhydrolase, producing the protein MKSIKLCYWLLSTLVLGAFSFTAIAKNPLPLGENLRTADPSAHVWPDGKLYIYTSHDIECQADFFMKDWYAFSTQDLQNWTNHGPVMSVDDLSWANNYAWAPDAAFKNDKYYLVFPAGTGVKDRQNPKNSTKWMGIGIGESDSPTGPFKDMIGAPLWTSPYANDPSLFIDDDGKAYLYFHGKNFDYYVVKMAEDMRSIKGDFIKMDMGGYEPKMEGPWVFKRHDLYYFTMPENNRELAYYTAKSPLGPWQYKGVFMQQEHQSNNHHSIVKYQNKWILFYHRWLETPKAGCQLRKRQRHVAAEFMSFKANGDIEPVMRTSLGLSALQDKPVTD; encoded by the coding sequence ATGAAATCAATTAAATTATGCTATTGGTTGTTAAGTACCTTAGTGCTTGGCGCTTTTAGCTTTACTGCTATTGCTAAAAACCCATTGCCTTTGGGTGAAAATTTAAGAACGGCCGATCCGTCTGCTCATGTTTGGCCAGATGGAAAGTTATATATTTACACCTCGCATGATATTGAATGTCAGGCCGATTTTTTTATGAAAGATTGGTATGCGTTTTCAACTCAAGACCTACAAAACTGGACTAACCATGGTCCTGTGATGTCGGTAGATGATTTAAGTTGGGCAAACAATTATGCTTGGGCACCGGATGCGGCATTTAAAAATGATAAATATTATTTAGTTTTTCCTGCAGGTACAGGGGTTAAAGATCGGCAAAACCCGAAAAATAGCACCAAATGGATGGGAATAGGCATAGGTGAAAGTGATTCTCCTACCGGCCCATTTAAAGACATGATAGGCGCGCCACTTTGGACTAGTCCATATGCTAATGATCCTAGCTTATTTATCGACGATGATGGCAAAGCTTATCTATATTTTCACGGCAAAAATTTTGATTATTACGTGGTCAAAATGGCTGAGGATATGCGTAGTATCAAAGGTGACTTCATCAAAATGGATATGGGTGGGTATGAGCCGAAAATGGAAGGCCCTTGGGTTTTTAAACGGCATGATTTGTATTATTTTACAATGCCAGAAAATAATCGCGAGCTAGCGTATTACACTGCAAAAAGCCCACTTGGCCCTTGGCAATACAAAGGGGTGTTTATGCAGCAAGAGCATCAGAGTAACAACCATCACTCCATTGTAAAATATCAAAATAAATGGATATTGTTTTATCACAGATGGCTAGAAACACCTAAGGCAGGTTGTCAGTTACGTAAACGCCAACGTCATGTTGCCGCTGAGTTTATGTCGTTTAAAGCGAATGGTGATATTGAACCCGTTATGCGCACAAGTTTGGGTTTGTCTGCATTGCAAGATAAACCTGTTACAGACTAA
- a CDS encoding TonB-dependent receptor, with protein sequence MKNNNQLFKYSKLFSCMVLGGGFLVGNTSLAAEDAVEDTEVIQVSGFRSSLNASLMTKRDAAGSKDVILAEDIGKFPDLNVADSLSRVPGISVEEDGGEGRQITIRGLGSRFVKTTINGMESASAGAGTDAGGGSNTSRAFDFNTFASELFTMVEVDKSTSAALEDGGIGGNVNLQSARPFQYEGTKLAYNVNARYNDIAGDVTPRLSFMASHNWDNEFGILASVAYNEGVVQSEGATTVRWTVLNPNFDDKPLLTKDPVTWVTPKGSYTNDQLDGLYIPRIPRYSIFESNQERLGITTALQWAPTDDLTLSLDVLHASLSTTMNEYQYSVLFRDNKQKSPLNYAEAIVKDANGMVTAGAFSDVFIRSEARQDKSESDFTQISFNADWYLTDKLKAELLVGVGQSELSVPHQRTFALDSRASAAAYSFDSSVNPLDLLNNPAALKDGGKIDQDMMSWAFLPAAGENFNGGNYTQDQLATAMTQGSDYTVGLVRNRKEGIESDNSSIKLDFSYELSDELTLKFGVNQRTFETKYMPYRNDWKKGLPGEGTGCKGEVCVVEDDTVSLAGQDYATTLSALGVDFGNAADVPANSSLTAGSWLTPDYDKMMAAFSGKSYFESRLRADKAYDIKEDVFALYTQLDFRLDWIVPVRGNIGVRYLDNENQSSTILGSSRDNTTRLPKNGEYQWGTVSSSGDDFLPSLNLAFDLTDDLVARFNAGKAITRPKISDLSSAISVSLPKKSQDNSDDTGGTIKAGGGPSIQPYESTQFDLGLEWYFTEEALLGATVFWKDITDLRKQTVNNVQVSDAELRALGVSQNDIDQLHNDFPNYGWSVDQLVNTEPTKMWGAEFVYQQPFSFLPEPFNNLGVQSNYTYIDYTFDDEDPFYGTNRELVALETSENTFNATVYYEVDNWSARVSYGFREGYNKELRNEYKDEGTYGRGYDDKSTWKFSAKYDLTDNMAVSFEAINLSNEPKKQWQNFDNHQPVEYLVHGRQFLVGLRGSL encoded by the coding sequence ATGAAAAACAACAATCAACTTTTCAAATACAGCAAATTATTCTCCTGCATGGTACTTGGCGGGGGCTTTTTAGTTGGCAACACATCACTAGCAGCAGAAGACGCAGTAGAAGATACTGAAGTTATTCAAGTATCAGGTTTCCGTAGTAGCTTAAATGCATCGTTAATGACTAAACGTGATGCTGCGGGTTCTAAAGATGTTATTTTGGCCGAAGATATTGGTAAGTTTCCTGATTTAAACGTAGCGGATTCATTAAGCCGTGTGCCTGGTATTTCAGTAGAAGAAGACGGCGGTGAAGGCCGTCAAATTACTATTCGTGGTTTAGGTTCACGTTTTGTTAAAACAACCATTAATGGTATGGAATCGGCATCTGCGGGTGCGGGTACGGATGCAGGTGGCGGTTCTAACACGTCTCGTGCTTTTGACTTTAACACGTTTGCCTCAGAACTATTCACCATGGTTGAAGTTGATAAATCAACCTCTGCTGCGTTAGAAGATGGCGGCATAGGTGGTAATGTTAACTTGCAGTCTGCGCGTCCATTCCAATATGAAGGCACTAAACTAGCGTACAATGTTAACGCACGTTACAACGATATTGCGGGTGATGTCACGCCGCGCTTGTCGTTTATGGCTAGCCATAACTGGGACAACGAGTTTGGTATTTTAGCGTCAGTTGCTTACAACGAAGGTGTTGTACAATCTGAAGGTGCGACTACAGTACGTTGGACAGTATTAAACCCAAATTTCGACGACAAACCTTTGTTAACTAAAGATCCTGTTACTTGGGTAACACCTAAGGGATCGTATACCAATGATCAGCTTGATGGTTTGTATATTCCGCGTATTCCTCGTTATTCAATTTTTGAGTCAAACCAAGAGCGCTTAGGTATTACTACCGCATTACAATGGGCGCCAACGGATGATTTAACGTTAAGCTTAGATGTGTTACATGCGTCGTTATCAACCACAATGAACGAGTACCAGTACTCTGTGTTATTCCGAGATAACAAGCAAAAAAGCCCATTAAACTATGCTGAAGCTATTGTTAAAGACGCTAACGGTATGGTAACTGCCGGTGCGTTCTCAGATGTATTTATTCGTTCAGAAGCGCGTCAAGACAAATCAGAATCTGATTTTACGCAAATTTCATTTAATGCCGATTGGTACTTAACTGACAAATTAAAAGCTGAGTTGTTAGTGGGTGTCGGCCAATCTGAATTATCTGTTCCGCATCAACGCACATTTGCTTTAGATTCACGTGCGTCAGCGGCAGCTTATAGTTTTGATAGCAGCGTTAATCCTCTTGATTTATTAAATAACCCAGCGGCGCTTAAAGACGGTGGCAAGATAGATCAAGACATGATGTCTTGGGCGTTTTTACCGGCAGCTGGCGAAAACTTTAATGGCGGTAACTATACACAAGATCAGCTAGCGACAGCCATGACACAAGGTAGCGATTATACCGTTGGTTTAGTGCGTAACCGTAAAGAAGGCATCGAAAGTGATAACTCATCTATTAAATTAGATTTCTCTTACGAATTATCTGACGAGTTAACATTAAAATTTGGTGTTAACCAACGTACCTTTGAAACTAAGTACATGCCTTATCGTAACGACTGGAAAAAAGGCTTACCGGGTGAAGGTACAGGTTGTAAAGGTGAGGTTTGTGTAGTTGAAGACGACACAGTTTCATTAGCCGGTCAAGATTACGCAACTACCTTGTCTGCGTTAGGTGTTGATTTTGGTAATGCAGCAGATGTACCGGCAAATTCGAGCTTAACTGCGGGTAGTTGGTTAACGCCGGATTACGACAAAATGATGGCGGCGTTTAGTGGTAAGTCTTACTTTGAATCTCGCTTACGTGCAGATAAAGCTTACGACATTAAAGAAGACGTTTTCGCGTTATACACCCAATTGGATTTCCGTTTAGATTGGATTGTACCGGTACGTGGTAACATTGGTGTACGTTATTTAGATAACGAAAACCAATCAAGCACAATTTTAGGTTCTTCACGCGACAACACTACGCGTTTACCTAAAAATGGTGAATACCAATGGGGTACAGTTTCAAGCTCAGGTGACGACTTCTTACCATCATTAAACTTAGCGTTTGATTTAACCGATGACTTAGTTGCACGCTTTAATGCGGGTAAAGCGATTACGCGTCCTAAGATCTCTGATTTAAGCAGTGCAATCAGTGTATCTCTGCCTAAAAAATCACAAGACAACAGTGATGATACTGGCGGTACGATTAAAGCTGGTGGTGGTCCATCTATTCAACCTTATGAGTCAACTCAGTTCGATTTAGGCTTAGAATGGTACTTCACTGAAGAAGCCCTACTTGGTGCAACCGTATTCTGGAAAGACATTACTGATTTACGTAAGCAAACCGTTAACAATGTTCAAGTATCAGATGCTGAATTACGCGCTTTAGGTGTGTCGCAAAACGATATTGATCAACTTCACAATGATTTTCCTAACTATGGATGGTCTGTTGATCAGTTAGTGAATACTGAGCCGACTAAAATGTGGGGTGCGGAATTTGTTTACCAACAACCGTTTAGCTTCTTACCAGAGCCATTTAACAATTTAGGTGTGCAATCTAACTACACTTATATTGATTACACGTTTGACGATGAAGATCCGTTTTATGGTACTAACCGTGAATTAGTGGCTTTGGAAACGTCTGAAAATACGTTTAATGCAACCGTGTACTACGAAGTAGACAACTGGAGCGCGCGTGTATCATACGGTTTCCGTGAAGGGTATAACAAAGAGTTAAGAAACGAATATAAAGATGAGGGTACTTATGGTCGTGGTTACGATGATAAGTCAACTTGGAAGTTCTCAGCAAAATATGACCTAACTGATAATATGGCAGTGTCGTTTGAAGCGATTAACTTATCAAATGAGCCGAAAAAACAATGGCAAAACTTTGATAACCACCAGCCAGTTGAATATTTAGTTCATGGTCGCCAGTTCTTGGTTGGTTTACGCGGTTCATTGTAA
- a CDS encoding BrnA antitoxin family protein: MSKASKTDWKRLSDMPDSDIDMSDIDELGDDFFNHAELRMPAKKSVTLRLDEDVLTFLKSEGQGYQTRINKLLRNYMDVQLHRANHK; encoded by the coding sequence ATGAGCAAAGCTTCAAAAACTGATTGGAAAAGACTATCTGATATGCCTGATAGTGATATCGACATGAGTGACATCGATGAATTAGGTGACGATTTCTTTAATCATGCTGAGTTACGTATGCCTGCTAAAAAATCAGTCACGTTAAGATTAGATGAAGACGTTTTAACGTTTTTAAAATCTGAGGGCCAAGGCTATCAAACCCGCATTAATAAATTGCTACGTAATTACATGGATGTTCAACTACATCGTGCTAATCATAAGTAA
- a CDS encoding type II toxin-antitoxin system RelE/ParE family toxin, whose amino-acid sequence MSTKVKLEYAPEFKRNVRQLAKKYRSIQKDLTPLLTTLEQGETPGDQIQGVGASMFKVRVKNSDSNKGKRGGYRVIYYVKQGTKTLLLSVYSKNDQADVATNELRQLVEKYKL is encoded by the coding sequence ATGTCGACTAAGGTTAAACTGGAATATGCGCCGGAGTTTAAACGAAATGTACGGCAGTTGGCGAAAAAGTATCGCAGTATCCAAAAAGACCTCACGCCATTACTGACTACGTTAGAACAAGGTGAAACACCAGGTGATCAGATCCAAGGCGTTGGTGCTTCAATGTTCAAAGTTAGAGTTAAAAACAGCGATAGCAATAAAGGAAAACGCGGTGGTTATCGTGTTATCTACTACGTAAAGCAAGGAACGAAAACGCTATTGCTGTCGGTTTATAGCAAAAATGACCAAGCCGATGTTGCTACCAACGAACTGCGCCAGCTAGTTGAAAAATATAAACTCTAA
- a CDS encoding transposase: protein MATARRSQICLEETQYYHCISRCVRRAFLCGNDKFTTKNFDHRKGWIVKRIKQLANIFAIDIAAYAVMSNHYHVVLHVNRDKALAWDDQTVLKQWTLLCKPKPFVERWLSGTIISQSDNLIIQQCVTEYRQRLMDISWFMRFLNEYVARLANEEDNCTGRFWEGRFKSQALLDETALLACMAYVDLNPIRANITNSLETSDYTSIQERMGLQPEPQTNPTTASENDLNDNQQNDKVQTLPEDRLASVPLAPLQRFAGHNHIDNDKQAIQHELINYLALVDWTSRQIHPNKRGKVASEHPSILTTLNITEDNWLAFSNQIEQDFSQAIGAESRLHSFGRSLHKKRQRGVSKAKRYYAIPAALTSP, encoded by the coding sequence ATGGCAACCGCACGACGCTCGCAAATTTGTTTAGAGGAAACCCAATATTACCACTGCATATCACGCTGTGTGCGCCGCGCGTTTTTATGTGGTAATGACAAATTCACCACTAAAAACTTTGACCATCGTAAAGGTTGGATAGTCAAGCGCATCAAACAACTTGCCAATATCTTTGCCATTGATATTGCCGCCTATGCCGTTATGAGTAACCACTACCATGTAGTACTGCATGTTAACCGGGATAAAGCCTTAGCATGGGATGACCAAACCGTATTAAAACAATGGACATTACTGTGTAAACCCAAACCCTTTGTAGAGCGCTGGCTATCAGGCACTATCATTAGCCAGTCTGATAACCTGATTATTCAACAATGTGTGACAGAATATCGCCAACGATTAATGGATATCAGTTGGTTTATGCGCTTTTTAAATGAATATGTTGCAAGGTTAGCCAATGAAGAAGACAACTGCACAGGCCGATTTTGGGAAGGGCGGTTTAAATCACAAGCCTTGTTAGATGAAACAGCATTACTGGCGTGTATGGCTTACGTGGATTTAAACCCCATTCGCGCTAATATCACCAATTCGTTGGAAACCTCTGATTACACTTCTATTCAAGAACGCATGGGCTTACAACCTGAACCACAAACCAACCCAACAACAGCAAGCGAAAATGACCTAAACGACAATCAGCAAAACGACAAAGTTCAAACTTTACCAGAGGATAGGCTAGCATCAGTCCCATTAGCCCCCTTGCAGCGCTTTGCCGGTCACAATCATATCGATAACGACAAACAAGCCATTCAACATGAACTGATTAATTACTTAGCATTGGTTGATTGGACGAGTCGGCAAATACACCCCAATAAACGCGGCAAAGTAGCATCAGAACATCCCAGTATATTAACCACGCTCAATATCACAGAAGACAATTGGCTCGCCTTTTCCAACCAAATAGAACAAGACTTTAGCCAAGCCATTGGTGCTGAATCGCGCTTACACAGTTTTGGACGTTCATTACATAAAAAACGCCAGCGAGGTGTGAGTAAAGCCAAGCGCTATTACGCCATTCCCGCGGCATTGACCTCACCTTAA
- the ltrA gene encoding group II intron reverse transcriptase/maturase, protein MNSAKPFSISKWTVYEAWLRVRANGGAAGIDEQSMSDFEQDLKKNLYKIWNRMSSGSYFPPTVKRVEIPKDKGVRVLGIPTVSDRVAQMVVKMELEPELESVFDNDSYGYRPNRSAHDALAITRQRCWRYDWVIDLDIKGFFDNLDWVLLGKALRKHTNNPWVLLYIERWLKAPMETSDGQIIERTKGTPQGGVISPLLANLFLHYAFDKWLRREHPHVQFARYADDAVVHCRSEQEAKALKQAIEQRMLDCCLECHPEKTKLVYCFDEGRQEAHEVISFDFLSYCFRPRLVRNRWGRMFVGFTPAISPKAKQKIREKVKALKLHKQTGLTIQELAYKLNPMISGWINYFSRFWKTALRPLMSWINLKLLKWAKKKYKRLKFSYQRARKWMQRVCNTQPYLFSHWQFGCRP, encoded by the coding sequence TTGAATTCAGCAAAACCATTTAGTATTTCGAAATGGACAGTTTATGAAGCCTGGTTACGTGTAAGAGCCAACGGTGGAGCGGCAGGAATTGATGAGCAATCGATGAGTGATTTTGAACAGGACTTGAAGAAGAACCTGTACAAGATATGGAATCGAATGTCATCGGGCAGCTATTTTCCACCGACGGTGAAGCGTGTCGAAATCCCTAAGGATAAGGGCGTTCGAGTACTAGGCATACCCACGGTATCAGACCGAGTTGCACAGATGGTCGTCAAGATGGAGTTGGAGCCTGAATTAGAATCGGTATTCGATAATGATTCTTATGGTTACAGACCTAATCGCAGTGCACATGATGCATTAGCGATAACGCGCCAGCGGTGTTGGCGATACGACTGGGTGATTGATTTAGATATCAAAGGCTTCTTTGATAACTTGGACTGGGTGTTATTGGGCAAAGCGTTACGCAAACATACCAATAACCCATGGGTATTACTCTATATCGAACGTTGGCTTAAAGCGCCAATGGAAACCTCGGATGGTCAGATAATAGAGCGAACGAAAGGAACACCACAAGGAGGCGTGATAAGCCCATTGCTAGCCAATTTGTTTTTACACTACGCATTCGACAAATGGTTGCGAAGAGAACATCCACATGTTCAATTTGCACGCTATGCGGATGATGCAGTGGTTCACTGTCGTAGTGAGCAAGAAGCAAAGGCGTTAAAGCAAGCTATTGAGCAACGCATGTTAGATTGTTGTCTAGAATGTCATCCAGAGAAAACTAAACTGGTTTACTGCTTTGATGAAGGTAGACAAGAAGCACATGAAGTCATTAGCTTTGATTTTCTTAGTTACTGTTTCAGGCCAAGGTTAGTAAGGAATCGGTGGGGTCGCATGTTTGTTGGCTTTACACCTGCTATTAGCCCTAAAGCGAAACAGAAAATTAGAGAGAAAGTTAAAGCGCTCAAGCTACATAAGCAAACGGGGTTAACGATACAAGAGTTGGCGTATAAGCTTAATCCGATGATAAGCGGGTGGATAAATTACTTCAGTCGGTTTTGGAAAACAGCATTAAGGCCACTTATGTCTTGGATAAACCTTAAATTGTTGAAATGGGCGAAGAAGAAATACAAACGGCTGAAATTCAGTTACCAAAGAGCAAGAAAATGGATGCAAAGGGTGTGTAATACACAACCGTATCTATTTTCTCATTGGCAATTTGGTTGCAGGCCGTAA
- a CDS encoding mannitol dehydrogenase family protein, with protein MKLNEFNINKLANDVSLAADLALPKYDRSATKIGIVHLGLGAFHRSHQAYYTEQAMNQFGGDWGICGVSMRSTHLRDTMAPQDNLYTVAKLDNQDSFQVIGAIKEVLVAAEQLDQVLARLSDEATKLVSLTVTEKGYCLDAHGNLDLKNASIEQDLANTENPQSAIGIIALGLHLRFQAGIKPFNVIACDNLPANGQKLKNAVVQYCRFLSTELSEWVEQTVCFPNTMVDSITPKTEPETLDLVTEKTGLVDNAPVQREAFTQWVIEDCLTGEQPNWRDVGVIFSNDVAGYEHTKLRILNGLHSTLAYFGRVAGFTTVYQAVSDPTIKAFLLRLVDEEIIPSIEAPAGLDLHAYSRAIIQRFENSKIQHQLEQIACDGSIKIPVRSLEPVAENLAKGKPVKLLAMVVASWLRFIELKVLNSEELSDPLAEKLADVVSQFEQDAIKDVQKFVSLSGLFNSQLINSADFKQAFICAYQKLLDAQDYPQGALI; from the coding sequence ATGAAACTAAATGAATTCAATATTAATAAATTAGCTAACGATGTTTCGTTAGCCGCTGATCTTGCCTTGCCCAAGTATGACAGGTCAGCCACAAAAATTGGCATAGTGCACCTAGGGTTGGGGGCTTTTCATCGCTCACACCAAGCGTACTATACTGAGCAGGCGATGAATCAGTTTGGTGGTGATTGGGGTATTTGCGGTGTGTCTATGCGCAGTACCCATCTTCGCGATACCATGGCTCCGCAAGACAACTTATATACGGTTGCTAAACTTGACAATCAAGACAGCTTTCAAGTGATTGGAGCCATAAAAGAAGTTCTGGTAGCGGCTGAACAATTAGACCAAGTGTTAGCGCGTTTGTCTGACGAAGCGACTAAATTAGTATCATTAACCGTAACCGAAAAAGGTTACTGTTTAGACGCCCATGGCAATTTAGATTTAAAAAATGCCAGTATTGAACAAGACTTAGCGAATACAGAAAACCCGCAATCGGCCATTGGCATTATTGCTTTAGGCTTGCATTTGCGTTTTCAAGCTGGAATAAAACCATTTAATGTAATTGCCTGTGATAACTTGCCAGCGAACGGCCAAAAGTTAAAAAATGCGGTTGTGCAATACTGCCGATTTTTATCAACCGAGTTAAGCGAGTGGGTTGAACAAACGGTTTGTTTCCCTAATACCATGGTTGATAGCATTACACCAAAAACCGAACCTGAAACGTTAGATTTGGTGACCGAAAAAACTGGATTAGTAGACAATGCCCCTGTACAAAGAGAAGCCTTTACTCAATGGGTAATTGAAGACTGCTTAACTGGCGAGCAACCCAATTGGCGTGATGTTGGCGTAATATTTAGTAACGACGTAGCCGGTTATGAGCATACCAAACTACGTATATTAAACGGTTTACACTCTACTTTGGCCTATTTTGGTCGAGTAGCAGGCTTTACTACGGTTTACCAAGCAGTGTCGGACCCGACAATTAAAGCCTTCTTATTACGTTTGGTTGATGAAGAAATAATCCCTAGCATTGAAGCGCCAGCCGGTCTTGATTTACACGCTTATTCGCGCGCGATCATTCAGCGCTTTGAAAACAGTAAAATTCAACATCAGTTAGAACAAATTGCATGCGATGGTTCGATTAAAATTCCGGTGCGCTCGTTAGAGCCCGTTGCTGAAAACTTAGCCAAAGGTAAACCGGTTAAATTATTGGCTATGGTTGTTGCTTCTTGGTTGCGTTTTATTGAGTTAAAAGTGCTTAACAGCGAAGAGCTTAGTGATCCGCTTGCCGAAAAATTAGCCGATGTGGTCAGTCAGTTTGAGCAAGATGCGATAAAAGACGTACAAAAATTTGTCTCGCTAAGCGGCTTATTTAATAGCCAACTCATCAATAGTGCTGATTTTAAACAAGCCTTTATTTGCGCTTATCAAAAGCTGTTAGACGCGCAAGACTACCCGCAAGGCGCCCTTATTTAA
- a CDS encoding rhamnogalacturonan acetylesterase, with protein MSLTSQSLALTIHLAGDSTMSIKDPKDYPETGWGVPFATFFADDVKVINYAKNGRSTRTFIEEGRWQTLMNNLQAGDYVFIQFGHNDESVKKKDRYTTPEQYKANLQRFIADVRQKQASPVLLSSITRRYFKKGVIQPTHPYVPIVRDIAQADPSLAFIDMEQVTRDYFNALGDELSAIRFMHIKANLHPNYPNGVRDDTHLNQFGAREVAQLVLLQLKNSQHPLSQKLRVVDPKHLKLHY; from the coding sequence ATGTCATTAACAAGCCAATCTTTGGCGTTGACCATCCACTTAGCGGGTGACTCAACCATGTCAATCAAAGATCCGAAAGACTATCCCGAGACAGGCTGGGGTGTGCCGTTCGCGACGTTTTTTGCTGATGACGTTAAGGTGATCAACTACGCGAAAAATGGGCGTAGCACTCGCACTTTTATTGAAGAAGGTCGCTGGCAAACATTAATGAATAATTTACAAGCCGGTGACTATGTGTTTATTCAGTTTGGCCATAATGATGAGTCAGTGAAAAAGAAAGACAGGTATACAACCCCAGAGCAATACAAGGCGAATTTGCAACGTTTTATCGCCGATGTACGCCAGAAACAAGCCTCACCTGTATTGTTGTCTTCTATTACACGGCGTTACTTTAAAAAAGGGGTTATCCAACCAACCCATCCGTATGTGCCTATTGTGCGCGACATAGCACAAGCCGATCCATCCTTGGCATTTATTGATATGGAGCAGGTGACGCGTGACTATTTTAATGCTTTAGGTGATGAATTATCTGCGATCCGCTTTATGCATATTAAAGCCAATTTGCATCCTAACTACCCTAATGGGGTACGGGACGATACCCATTTAAACCAGTTTGGTGCGCGTGAAGTCGCGCAATTAGTGCTATTGCAGCTAAAAAACAGCCAGCACCCATTGTCACAAAAATTACGAGTCGTTGACCCTAAACACTTAAAATTACATTACTAA